CAGCTCGCGTGCCCGGACGAGCAGGTCGTCGTCCTCGATGGTCTTGAGGACGGCCAGCCCGGCCGCAGCCGCGATCGGATTGCCAGCGAAGGTGCTGCCATGGCTGCCGGGCGTGAGTAGTTCTCCGGCGGGCCCGATGGCGATGCATGCGCCGATCGGCACCCCGTTGCCCAGACCCTTGGCGATCGTGATCAGATCGGGATCCAGCCCGTCGGCCACCGAGGTCAGCCACTCCCCACAGCGTCCGACACCGGTCTGCACCTCGTCGACCCACAACAGGGCACCGTGCGCACGGGTCAGGTCCCGCAGACCCGGCAGGAACCCGGCGGGTGGGCACACCACGCCGCTTTCACCCTGGATGGTCTCGACGACCACAGCAGCGGTCTGGTCGTCGATGGCCGCCGCGGCAGCGTCCAGATCCCCGTATGGCACGAAGACCACGTCACCGGGCAGCGGTTCGAACGGCTCGCGGTACTTGGCGGTCGACGTCAGCGCGAGCGCTCCCATCGTCCGGCCGTGGAAGGAGCCCTCCATGGCGATGATCTTGGTCCGGCCGGTGAGCCGGGTGATCTTGAAGGCCGCCTCGTTGGCTTCGGTGCCCGAGTTCGCGAAATAGACCCGGGCCGCTCGATCTCTGGCGCCGCCGGTGGCCAGCTCGGCCAGCCGCTCACCCAGTTCGATCTGCGGGACGGACGCGAAGAGGTTCGAGATGTGGCCGAGGGTTGCCATCTGCTCGCTGACCGCCCGCACGACGGCCGGATGGGCCTGGCCCAGCCCGCCGACCGCGATGCCGCTGAACATGTCGGTGTAGCGATTGCCGTCGGCGTCCCACAACGAGCAGCCCTCGCCGCGCACGAAGACGGTCTTCGGCAGGCCGAAGTTGTGCATCATGGAGTTCTGGTATCGCTTCAGCCACTCTGTCTGGGTGGGCATCATGCCTCCTGAATCTGCTCGGCGGCACGGACCATGGTGCCCATGCCCTCGTCGGTGAAGATCTCCAGCAGCAGGGCGTGCTTGATGCGGCCGTCGATGATGGTGGCGCGCTCGACCCCCGATTCCACTGCCCGCAGGCAGGCTTCCATCTTGGGACGCATGCCCGACTCGAGGGTCGGCATCAGCTGGCGAAGTTCGGTGGAGTCGATCTCCTTGATGATGCTCTGCGAATCGGGCCAGTCCGCGTACAGGCCGGCCACGTCGGTCAGCACGACCAGGCGATCGGCACCCAGCGCAGTCGCCAGCGCCGCAGCGGCGGTGTCCGCGTTGACGTTGTAGACCAGGTCTCCCGGGCCGGGCGCGACCGTCGCCACCACAGGGACGCGCCCGGCGTCGATGAGGTCGATCACTGCGTCCGGGTTCACCGTCGCGACGTCACCGACCTGACCCAGGTCGATGTCCTCGCCGTCGAGTTGGATCGTCTTGGGCTCGGCGGTGAACAACCCGGCGTCCTCACCCGACAGGCCCACCGCGAACGGCGCGTAGCGATTGATCAGATTGACCAGCTCACGGCCGACCTGACCAACCAGCACCATCCGGACGACATCCATCGCCTCGGGCGTGGTCACCCGCAGTCCGCCCCGGAATTCCGAGCGGATATCGAGCCGCTTGAGCATGGACGAGATCTGCGGACCGCCGCCATGGACGACGACCGGCTTCACACCGCACTGGCGCAAGAAGACGATGTCTTGCGCGAAGGCACACTTGAGCTCGTCGTCGATCATGGCGTTGCCGCCGTACTTGATGACCATGATCTTGCCGGCATAGTCCATCAACCACGGCAGTGCCTCAATCAGCACCCCGGCCTTGGAGATCAGGGTCGATTCGTCGTTGGTTCTGTGCAGTGCCATCAGGAGCTGTACTCCGCATTCTCTTTGACGTAGCCGTAGGTCAGATCGTTGGTCCAGATGGTCGCCTTGTGCTCGCCGGCGTGCAGGTCGACCAGGACCTGGCATTCGCGCCCCGTGAGGTCGACCAGTTCGCGCGGGTCACCTACTCCCCCGGCCCGGCAGACCTGGACGCCGTTCATCGTGACATCCAGTTCGTCGGCCTCGAAGGCGGCAGAGGTGACGCCGATCGCCGAGAGCACTCGTCCCCAGTTGGGATCGTTGCCGAAGATCGCGCACTTGAACAGATTGCTGCGGGCGATTTCCCTGGCCACCTCCAGAGCGTCCTGTTCGGACGCGGCCCCGGTCACCTCCACGGCGATGTCATGGCTGGCGCCCTCGGCATCGCCGATGAGCTGACGGGCCAGACTCCAGCAGACCCTGGCCAGGTTGGTGGTGAAATCGTCCAGGTCAGGGATGGTGCCGGAGGCCCCCGAGGCGAGCGCGAGCACCGTGTCGTTCGTGGACATGCAGCCATCGGAATCGATCCGGTCGAAGGTCAGCGCGGTGGCCTTCTGCAGGCAGGTCTGCAGGTCGGGCGCCGATATCTCGGCGTCGGTCGTGATGACCACGAGCATGGTGGCCAGCGCGGGTGCCAGCATGCCGGCTCCCTTGGCCATGCCGCCGATGGTGTAGCCCTCGCCCTCGGCAAGCGCCTGCTTCGGCACGGTGTCGGTGGTCATGATGGCGTGAGCCGCAGCGTCACCACCGTCAGCGCTCAGCTGGTCAGCGGCCGCCGCGATACCCGACAGCACAGCAGCCATCGGAAGCCGGACGCCGATCAGCCCGGTGGAACAGACCGCAACATCGTCCGGTTCACAGTCCACGGACTGAGCGACGGCCTTGGCGGTGGCTGCCGCATCCTCGAGGCCGGGAGCGCCGGTGCAGGCGTTGGCACCGCCGGAGTTGAGCACCACCGCGTGCAGCACGCCGTCGGCGACAGCTCGTCGCGACCAGATGACCGGAGCCGCGACCACGCGGTTCGAGGTGAAGACCGCGGCCGCATCGAACCGCGGACCCTGGTTGACGACCAGCGCCAGATCGGCCTTGGCAGTGGACTTGATGCCCGCCGCGATTCCTGCGGCGGCGAATCCCTGGGCTGCGGTGATGCTCACGGTGCGACTCCTATCGCCGATAGTCCGGTCGTCTCGGGCAGTCCGAGCGCCAGGTTCATGGATTGAATGGCACCACCTGCGGTGCCCTTGGTCAGGTTGTCCAGCACGCCGACGGCGACCAGACGGCCGGCCGCTTCGTCCACGGTCACCTGCACCTGGAAGCCGTTGCTGCCGAGCACCGATTTCGATGCGGGCCACTGGCCTGGCGGAAGCAGCCGGCAGAACGGCTCGTCGGCATAACTATCGGCGTATGCCGCCCGGACATCAGCCGCACCGACCCCGCTGATCGGGGCCGTGACCACCGCGAGGATGCCGCGCGACATCGGGGCGAGCATCGGGGTGAAGCTGACGGTCGGGTCGGTGGCGCCGAGCAGGCTGAGATTCTGCAGGATCTCGGGCACATGACGGTGCATCCCGCCCACCCCGTAGGCGCTCATCGAATTGAACAGCTCGCTGCCCAGCAGGTGCGGCTTGGCTGCCTTGCCGGCACCCGAGGTGCCGGAGGCGGCGGCGACGGTGATGTCCTGGCCGGTGATCAGTCCGTGAGTCAGTGCCGGCAGCAGGGAAAGGGTGACGTTGGTCGGGTAGCAGCCCGGTACCGCGATCTGCTTGGTCGCCGCGAGCTTGGCGCGCTGGCCGGGCAGTTCCGGCAGGCCGTAGGGCCAGGTTCCGGCATGCTCGCTGCCGTAGAACTTCGTCCATTGCGCGGGATCGATGAGCCGGAAGTCGGCTCCGCAGTCGATCACCAGCGTGTCGGCGCCCAGCTCGGCGGCGATCGGCGCGGATGCGCCGTGCGGCAACGCAAGGAAAACGACGTCGTGCCCGGCCAGGTTGTCGGGGGTGGTGTCGAGCACCTCGCGGTCGGCCAGCTGTGGCAGATTCGGCAGGTGCTCACCGAGCTTCGTACCCGCATTGGAGTGCGCCGTCAGGTTTCCGATGGTCAGCTCGGGGTGCGCAGCAGCGAGACGCAAGACCTCGCCGCCCGCATAACCGGTGCAGCCTGCCACCGCTATCGAATACGTCATGCGCATAACTATGCCGTGGAGGTAATAGATATGCAACTTCTTCCGGTGCGTTCCAGTGCCGGCGCTAGACTCCGAGGCTGTGAGGTTCGATGATCTGTCAACGGCGACCCGCGCCGACGCCGAAGCCGTCGCCGATGCGCTCAGCGACGTGAAACGGCTGGGCGTCGCCTACTCGGGCGGCGTCGATTCGGCGGTCCTGCTGGCTCTGTCGGTGCGCGTGCTGGGACGCGATCGGGCGCTGGGCCTGCTCGCCGACTCGCCGTCGCTGGCTCGTCACGAATTGCAGATCGCTCGCTCGGTCGCCGCGCAGCTGGGCGCGGACGTGGTCGAATTCGCCACTCACGAGGGCGATCGTCCGCAATACCGGGCCAATGGAGCCGATCGCTGCTTCTACTGCAAGGACGAGCTGTTCACCGTCATCTCCGAGACGCTGGCCGAAGACCTGTCGTTGGACGCGGTCGCCTACGGTGAGAACGCCGACGATGCCAAGCGTCTCGACCGGCCTGGGGCCGAGGCCGCGACCCGGCACCGGGTGTTGCGTCCGCTTGCCCAGGCAGGGATCACCAAGGCTCGCGTGCGGGCCCTGGCGCACGATCTGGGGTTGTCGGTGGCCGACAAACCCGCCGCGCCCTGCCTGGCTTCGCGGATTCCGCACGGTGAACAGGTCACCCCCGAGAAACTGCGTCAGGTGGAGACTGCGGAGCAGGTGCTCCGCGACCTGGGCTTCTCCGATTCCCGCGTGCGTCATCACGGCAAGATCGCCCGAATCGAGGTCCCGCTGGCAGAGATCGGACGGTTCGCCGACGACACCGTCCGTGAGCAGGCGCTGCGGGCGATCCGGGCGTCCGGGTTCGCCTACGTGACCATCGATCTGGCCGGGATGCAGTCGGGT
The Brooklawnia propionicigenes DNA segment above includes these coding regions:
- the argB gene encoding acetylglutamate kinase, which encodes MALHRTNDESTLISKAGVLIEALPWLMDYAGKIMVIKYGGNAMIDDELKCAFAQDIVFLRQCGVKPVVVHGGGPQISSMLKRLDIRSEFRGGLRVTTPEAMDVVRMVLVGQVGRELVNLINRYAPFAVGLSGEDAGLFTAEPKTIQLDGEDIDLGQVGDVATVNPDAVIDLIDAGRVPVVATVAPGPGDLVYNVNADTAAAALATALGADRLVVLTDVAGLYADWPDSQSIIKEIDSTELRQLMPTLESGMRPKMEACLRAVESGVERATIIDGRIKHALLLEIFTDEGMGTMVRAAEQIQEA
- the argC gene encoding N-acetyl-gamma-glutamyl-phosphate reductase, whose translation is MTYSIAVAGCTGYAGGEVLRLAAAHPELTIGNLTAHSNAGTKLGEHLPNLPQLADREVLDTTPDNLAGHDVVFLALPHGASAPIAAELGADTLVIDCGADFRLIDPAQWTKFYGSEHAGTWPYGLPELPGQRAKLAATKQIAVPGCYPTNVTLSLLPALTHGLITGQDITVAAASGTSGAGKAAKPHLLGSELFNSMSAYGVGGMHRHVPEILQNLSLLGATDPTVSFTPMLAPMSRGILAVVTAPISGVGAADVRAAYADSYADEPFCRLLPPGQWPASKSVLGSNGFQVQVTVDEAAGRLVAVGVLDNLTKGTAGGAIQSMNLALGLPETTGLSAIGVAP
- a CDS encoding acetylornithine transaminase, which codes for MPTQTEWLKRYQNSMMHNFGLPKTVFVRGEGCSLWDADGNRYTDMFSGIAVGGLGQAHPAVVRAVSEQMATLGHISNLFASVPQIELGERLAELATGGARDRAARVYFANSGTEANEAAFKITRLTGRTKIIAMEGSFHGRTMGALALTSTAKYREPFEPLPGDVVFVPYGDLDAAAAAIDDQTAAVVVETIQGESGVVCPPAGFLPGLRDLTRAHGALLWVDEVQTGVGRCGEWLTSVADGLDPDLITIAKGLGNGVPIGACIAIGPAGELLTPGSHGSTFAGNPIAAAAGLAVLKTIEDDDLLVRARELGDRLAEAVMDLGLPQIETVRGRGLLRGIVLSVDIAPRVADAMLDSGWIINAPRPSVLRLAPPLVVTDEIIDRFAQVLGVVIAQESAP
- the argJ gene encoding bifunctional glutamate N-acetyltransferase/amino-acid acetyltransferase ArgJ, translating into MSITAAQGFAAAGIAAGIKSTAKADLALVVNQGPRFDAAAVFTSNRVVAAPVIWSRRAVADGVLHAVVLNSGGANACTGAPGLEDAAATAKAVAQSVDCEPDDVAVCSTGLIGVRLPMAAVLSGIAAAADQLSADGGDAAAHAIMTTDTVPKQALAEGEGYTIGGMAKGAGMLAPALATMLVVITTDAEISAPDLQTCLQKATALTFDRIDSDGCMSTNDTVLALASGASGTIPDLDDFTTNLARVCWSLARQLIGDAEGASHDIAVEVTGAASEQDALEVAREIARSNLFKCAIFGNDPNWGRVLSAIGVTSAAFEADELDVTMNGVQVCRAGGVGDPRELVDLTGRECQVLVDLHAGEHKATIWTNDLTYGYVKENAEYSS
- the larE gene encoding ATP-dependent sacrificial sulfur transferase LarE, whose translation is MRFDDLSTATRADAEAVADALSDVKRLGVAYSGGVDSAVLLALSVRVLGRDRALGLLADSPSLARHELQIARSVAAQLGADVVEFATHEGDRPQYRANGADRCFYCKDELFTVISETLAEDLSLDAVAYGENADDAKRLDRPGAEAATRHRVLRPLAQAGITKARVRALAHDLGLSVADKPAAPCLASRIPHGEQVTPEKLRQVETAEQVLRDLGFSDSRVRHHGKIARIEVPLAEIGRFADDTVREQALRAIRASGFAYVTIDLAGMQSGAFTMQIITRHD